The window TCGCCGGGTCGGAGGATTTTCGAAGGGCATGCTTCAGCGCATCGGCCTCGCCCAGGCGCTCGTGCAGGACCCGCGGCTCCTCGTCCTCGACGAACCCACCGCGGGTGTCGATCCTCTGGGTTCCCGGCAGATCCGGGACCTCATCCTGGAAATGAAACGGCGAGGCAAGACGGTCCTCCTCACCTCCCATCTCCTGGAGCAGGTGCAGGAAGTTTGCGACCGGGTCGGAATCATGTCGAGAGGAGTGATGCTGCGCGAGGGAAGCCTCACGGACCTCATCACGGTGGGCGGTCAGACCGAGTACCTGGTCGAGAACGCGCCCGATGGTTTGCAGGACAAAATCGCCCGCCTCGTCGCGGAATCCGGTGCAAAGCTGGTGGAAACCCGCAAACCGCAGCGCACTTTGGAAAAAGTTTTCCTCGAGGCCATCGAGAACGCTCAGAAGTGAACTACTTCATCACCGGCACGGATACCGGCGTCGGCAAAACTTATGTTACGGCCCTGCTCACTCGAGCGTTGCGTTCGGCGGGGTTGGATACCGTGGCGCTGAAACCGATCAGCTGCGGTGATCGTGAGGATGCAGAGTCTCTGCGCAATGCGATCGGAGGGGAGTTGCCCCTCGATGCCATCAACCCACTCTGGTTCGATGCTCCCGCTGCGCCCCTGGTGGCGGCTCGCGAGGAAGGGCGAACCATTGAGAGGGCGAATCTCCGAGATTGGTACACCGCTCTCCGACAGAGCCGGAAATCGTTGCTGGTCGAGGGGGTCGGCGGTTGGCTGGTCCCCGTGGCGGAGGGACTCGGAGGTGCGGAGTTTGCGGCGATCTTTGATTTGCCGGTGGTGATTGTGGTGGCCAACCGGTTGGGATGCATCAATCACACGCTTCTCACCATCGAGAGCGTCCGAACCCGTGGGTTCACGTGTGCGGGACTGATCATCAACCACCTGCATCCCCCAGAGACGATTTCCGAACGCACGAACGCCGCTCTCCTGCGGGAACTGACCGATGTGCCGGTGCTTTTCGAGATTCAGCCCGGTCAGCGGACACTGAATCTCGCGGTGGCTTGAGAGGTCAGGGGACCTAATTGTTCTGGCTGTTGATCCACTCGCCGATCTGGCGATCGGTATTCACAGCACCCTGCCAGGGATCGAATTTTCTCCCTTGGGGAGTGGCCACACATCCCGCCAGTACAAAGACAACCATCACAAGCAGGGCAAATCGGAGGAGCATAGACCTCATAGACGATATCCAACCACGGAACCTTGGGCAAGTTTCCGCCAAAGATTGCGCTGTTTCCCGCGAGATACGGGATGGTAAACAGCGAGCGTTCGTCGATGCAGGTCCCATTCGGACGGGGTCATCATTGGATTCACCGATGGCTGTGGTGGGGATTTGGCGGGATCGGGACACCTTCTTCCTTGACGGAGTGGCCCCATTCCGCAAGTGCTAACGGACTTGCCCAAAGTCGATGAGGCCTTGGGCAGGTTGCCTTTGCCCATGAGATTTTTCCGACATATTCACTGTCTGGTGGCGGTTGCCATCCTGTTCGCGCTTGCCCCTGTCTTGAAGGCGCAGGAACAGACCGGTCCCATCATTCGCGAAATCGCCGTTGAATATGTCGGTCCGCCGGCCATCAGCGAACAGCGAGTGCGTGATAACCTGGCGACCAAGGTCGGAGAGCCGTACAGCGAGCGTGCCGTGGAGTCCGACATCCGCGCCCTGTATGCGACGGGCGGCGTGGCCAACGTGCGTATGTTTGCCGAGCCGGCTGCGGACGGCGTGAAGGTGACGGTGCTCCTGCAGGGTCGCCCCGTCATTGAGGAGGTTGTGATCGAGGGTGCCGAGCAGCTTTCCATGAATCGCGTGCGCCGGGAAGTTTCCACCAAGGTGGGCGACGTGCTGAGCGAGGAAAAGCTGGAGTCGGACCGCCAGAAAATCCTCAAGATCTACGAGGACCGTTTTTACTCCGACGTGCAGGTGCAGTTTCGGGTGCAGGAGATCGCGAATTCCAATCGCGTGCGCGTCATTTTCCAGATCACCGAAGGCCCTCGCCTCGTGGTACGCCGCATCAACTTCATCGGCAACGACAGCGTGCTGCCGCGCGACCTGCTCAAGGTGATGAAGACCAAGACCTGGAACATCCTTTCGTTCTTCAACAAGAGCGGTCGCCTCCTTCCGGCGCAGATGGAAGAGGACAAGGTCGCAATCCGCACTCTTTATCAGAACCGCGGTTTTGCGGATGTGCAGGTGCAGGATTTCCAAACGGTTCCGCTGGAAAGCGATGGCGTGGAGCTGAATATCACGATCGTCGAAGGTATCCAGTATCGCGTGAACAACCTCAAGCTCGAGGGCGTAAATATCGTCCCGACGGAGGATCTGAAGGCCCGCCTCTCGATGCAGAATGGCTCGCTCTTCACCCCCAAGGGAATGGGCGATGATCTCAAACTCCTGCGTGATTTCTACGGCGCTCGCGGCTACGTCGACATGGTCGCGATGCCCGAGGTGCTCCCGGCTGGCCCGGGTGCGGTGGACGTGACCTATCGCATCGACGAGCAGTTCCAGAGCTATGTGAACCTCGTCAACATCCAGGGCAACACCCGCACGAAGGATCGTGTGATCCGTCGTGAGATGGCCGTGAAGCCGGGCGATGTCTTTGACACCACGCTGGTGGACGTGAGCCGCAAGCGGTTGGAGAACCTGAACTACTTTGACAAGGTGGAAACGGTGCCCACTGAGACGATCGTTCCGGGACGCAAAGACCTGAATGTGATCGTCAATGAGAAGCGCACGGGTTCGTTCAACTTCGGCGTGGGCTTCAGCACGACGGATAGTCTGGTCGGTTTCGCCGAATTGCAGCAGAGCAACTTCGATCTCTTCAACTGGCCGACCTTCGTGGGCGGAGGTCAGCGATTCCGCATTCGCGCCCAGTACGGTTTGCAGCGTAAAGACTTCGTCGTTTCGCTCACCGAGCCATGGTTCATGGGTTACAAGCTCTCGGTTGGCGGCGAGGCGTACTACCGCGAGGCGAACTTCCTCTCCTCGGTGTACAACCAGTCCAACTACGGCTTCGCCATTCAGGCTCGCAAGCAGCTGTGGCGCGCCCTGGCGGGACGCCTCGAGTACCGTCTCGAAGGCATCGATATCTTCGACGTCGATACGGACAATGTCGGCCAGTTCATTCAGGACTCTGCCGGGCTTTACACCCGCAGCGCCTTCACAGGCGGCCTGACGTGGGACACCCGCGACAGCCTGTTCCTCACCCGACGCGGCGAGTTGGTTGAGTTTACGACCTTCATTGCGGGCGGCGGCCTTGGTGGAGACGTGCAGGACTACGGGGTGTCGATCGAGGCTTCCAAGTACTTCCTGCTGCCGTGGGACATGATCTTCACGGTAAAGGGCGAACTCGCCGTGGTGGATTCCTGGGGCGGGTCCAACGAAGTGCCGATCTTTGACCGACTTTATCTCGGCGGCGCGAACAATCTGCGTGGTTTCAACTACCGCGAGGTGGGTCCGGTCGACCAGTACGACAACCCGATCGGTGGTCAGTCGCTCGGGTACATGACGCTCGAGTTGACATTCCCGATCATGTCGCGAGTGCGCGGTGCGGTCTTTACGGACGCCGGTTTCGTGAATGCTGATGCGTATGATTTCAGCACATCGGACGTGAATGCAGACATCGGTATCGGCCTGCGACTCGACCTGCCGATCGGACCGATCCGCGTCGATTACGGTTATCCGGTCATCCACGACACGTGGAATGGCCCTCCGGGCAAGTTCAACTTCAATATCGGCTACCAGTTTTAATTTTGAACGTAGCCGCGCCCTCGGCGGTCGAATTTAAACTCCAATCAGTTAAAAACACCCTATGCGCAAACTCATCCTCTCCACCGTCCTGGCAACCGCTGCGATGTGCGTGGCCGCAAACTCCGCCAATGCCCAGATCAAGGTCGGCATCGTGGACATGAACACTGTCTTCACGTCCTACTACAAGACGAAGGACGCCGAGACGAAGATCAACAGCCAGCGGGCTGATGCCAAGAAGGAGCTCGATCAGCGCCTCGAGGGCCTGAAGAAGCTCATGGAGGATATCAACAAGCTCAACAAGGACATCGAAAAGCCCGAACTGAGCAAGGATGGCAAGGACAAGGCCACCAAGGATCGTGACGAAAAGATCACCGAGGCTCGTGACCTCGACCGCCAGATCGGTGAGTTCCGCCAGGGCAAGGAGAAGCAGCTGCAGGACCAGTTCCTCCGCATGCGCAAGGACATCATCGACGACATCATGGCTGTGGTGAACGACAAGGTGAAAGCCGGTGGTTATGACATCGTCTTTGACAAGAGCGGTGCCAGCATGGGCCAGATCCCGATCGTGCTCTACTCGCGCGCCGACCTCGACTTCAGCAACGACATCATCACGACGCTGAACAAGAACGCACCGAAACCCGGCTCGGCTGCCAACTAAGGCATGCCCTCGCTCTCGCTCCGCGAAATCGCCGAGCGCCTGGGAGGCTGGGTCGCACCCGAAAATCAGGAGACGCTGATCACAAGCGCAGCGTCCCTGACGGATGCTGATGAGGGGGATCTTTCCTTCTACGCTAATCCCAAGTATCTCAAGGCATTGCGCAAATCCCGCGCCACAGCCGTGCTCGTTCCGCACGGCTTTGGTGAGGAAATTCCTGCCATCCGTATCTGGGTGGACAGCCCGATGGAGGCGTTTACCCGCCTCCTGATGGAGTTTGCCCCGAAGCCGATCACCTTTCCTCCGGGAGTAGATCCCGGGGCTCATGTCGCATCCGATGCGCAGCTGGGTGAAGGAGTCCGGATCGAATCCGGTGTCGTGATCGAACCCGGCGTCCGCATCGGCGCTGGCACGATCATCCAGGCTAATGCCTACATCGGGCATGAGACGACGATCGGCGAGCAGTGCTTCATCCAGGCGAATGTCACGATCCGTGATCGCTGTCAGATCGGCGACCGGGTGATACTCCAGCCCGGAGTCGTGATCGGGTCAGATGGCTTTGGTTATGAATTCCGTGATGGTCGGCAGGTCAAAATCCCGCAGACCGGTATCGTCCAAATCGATAGCGATGTCGAAATCGGTGCCAACAGCACGGTTGACCGGGCGCGGTTTGGGCGTACCTGGATTCAGGAGGGGGTCAAAATCGACAACCTCGTCCAGATCGCGCACAACGTCATCATTGGCAAACACAGCATCATCTGCGCCCATGTCGGCATATCTGGCAGCGTGCGGGTGGGGAGTCACGTCACGCTCGCTGGCAAGGTGGGTGTGAATGGTCATATCGAGATCGGTGACGGAGCGATCGTCACCGCCATGGCCGGCATCACGAAGAGCGTGCCGCCCAAGGAGATTCTCGTCGGCCTGCCTGCCAAGCCCATGCGTGAGTACAAGGAGAACTATGTCCTCCTGCACAACATCCGGAAGCTTTACGACCGGGTGAAGGCTCTCGAGGCCAAGCAGGAATAGACTTTTATCAGGCGGCTCGGAAATCCCGCAGCCGCCTGATGTCTCGTCCTCCCCTCAACGGGAGAAGTGCAAGGCCAGCCAGACCGCGTCGACCGAGACGCTTTCGACTCGATGGCGGCGATGGGCTGGAATCAACACGGCGTCGCCGGGCGACATGGTTTGCCGGGCGCCATCATCAAAGGCGAGAGTTGCCTCGCCCCGTAAAAGGGTCACCCATTCCTCCTGCTCCTGGTCGTACCAGAAACCGGGAGGACTGCATTCGCCATGGGAGATGATATGCTCGAGGCGGAACGAATTGCCGTCCAGAAGCTGGCGAAACTCCTCCGTGGCACCTGGGTGAAGAGGCAGAAGGTTTTCCTTCATGGTACAGGGTGATTCCTGGAAAACCATTCGCCGAGCAGGGAGTGGAGTTCCTCTCCCTCGGTGATCTCATAACGGCAGGCAAAATGCGCGGCCGAGCGGACGTAGAGCTCCTTCGGCCCTGGGATGGCATTGTAGATAGAAAACTGGCCCTGCGGAGGGACAGCGGGATCGAACAGCGCCGGGCTGACAAAAGTGGGGATGCGAATATGGCGCGCGGCAGTGGCCCCGTCGAAATACGAGAGCACTTTCATCACCTCCGGGCGGGCAAGCCAATACTCCCGGACGGCGGCTCCGCTGCCTGCACATGGGACGGCTACGCGGAGGGGGTGATTTCCGAAGCTCGGGATATCAAGGTATGCTTTGTGAAAACGGGAGTCCCACGGGATCGTGAGCGCTCCCATGCCGCCACCGAAGCTGCCGCCCATGTACCGGAGGTCTTCTGCCGTGCCCGGAAACATCTCGATGAGGACTGAGGCCGCCTGCCAGGCGTCGGCAACGCAACCGCGATGGATATAGGTTTCGCGGGATGTGATGCCATGGACGACATGGTTGCCAGCCTCGCCAGGAATGTCGGGATGGGAGGAGCGGTTGAAGCCGCGCGCGCAGGGGAAAATGGCGGGACCGAGCGGTGCGGGCAAATCAAAGTCTGGTTCGCCACGCCCGCCATAGCCGTGATAGATGACCCAGCCGCCGCGGTGGTGATCGGACTTTGGTACAGTGATCCAGGCGCCAATGCGGACTCCGCCGAGAGAGTCGTACTCCACCTCGTAGAGCTCGAACTCCGCGCGGGGGCTGGGTATTTCCCGTGACGTCAACCTCAGCGGGATGGCCCGGGTTTCCGCGTAGGTGGCCTCCCAGAAATGGCGAAAATCGGCAGGTTCCTCAGGGAGGGGAATACGCAGCAGGGAGTCGAGATCGTAACCGTAGGTCGGGTCGAACGGGAACGGATGTTCCAACTTCGGGGCGACTTTTTTCATGGAACCCTCAGTAAACGACCGATGGCAGGCCGGAGGCAATGCCAGGGCACAAAAAAGCGCCGCGGGAGATAAACTCCACGCGACGCTTCTGCATGAGGCTTGAGATATTAAGCGTCGAGCAGGGAGTTTGTCATGCCCAATGGGAACGGGGCTGGCTGAGCGCACTGATTCACAAGATCGACGAAACGTCGTTCCGTGAAGGATGTCTCAAAGGCGCTGATGACCTCGAGCGAGTGTAGGGCGAGGCGCGCGTCGCAGCGATGCGGACGACCGGACTGGATGGCATGAGCCATGTCGGCAACGCCGATGCTGCGCGAGTTTTCCTGATAATCGAAGGTGAGCGGCATCTTTGCCCAGCCGGGGAAGTTCTTACGCAGTAGCTCGACCTCACCGCCGAAGGTATTCGGGTCGGGAGCGATCACGCTGCCTTCCGTGCCGTAAATCTCGATCGGGTTATGCTTGCCGCCTACGACATCGAAGCTCACGACGAGCGAGACGACTGCGCCGCTTTCAAAGAGCAGCGTGCCGGCGTAGTGCGTCGGAACCTCCGCGGGGAGGAACTTGCCGAACTGCTCCTTGCAGGTGGCGAGGCGTTGCTCGCGAGCCTTGCCATTGATGGCGCAGACGGATTTCACCGGGCCGAGCAGGTGGATGAGCGCCGTGACGTAGTACGGACCCATATCCATGAGCGGGCCGGCTCCACGCTGGTAGAGGAAGCCGGGATTGGGATGCCAGCTCTCTGGACCGGACGAGAGCATGAATGCCGTGCCGGCGAGCGGACGGCCGACGAAGCCATCGTCGATGATCTTGCGGACGGTTTGGTAGCCGGCGCCGAGGAAGGTGTCGGGAGCACAACCGACGCGGAGACCGCGCTGGTCGGCCTCCGCAATGATGGAGCGAGCCTCCTCGAGGGTGACGCCGAGCGGTTTCTCGCTGTAGGCGTGTTTTCCAGCGCGCAGGATGTCCAGGGTGACCTGGGCATGGGCCTGAGGAATGGTGAGATTGATCACGATGTCGATCTCAGGATCAGCGAGCAGTTCGGGAATCGTCAGGGCCTTGATTCCGAATTCGTCGGCGCGTGCCTGCGCGGTATCCGGGTTGAGGTCGGCGCAGGCTTTGAGCTCGAGGATACGGAAAAGCTGACATCCCTTGGCGTAGGCGCCAAAGATGTTGCCGCAGCCGATAATGCCGACGCGGACGGGCCGTACGTTGTCGAGAAGAGATTTCATGGGTGAACAAAGGGCTAGCGGTTGCCGGCGGCAAGGCCGTTGCTGATGAGATAACGATAGCTCGACTCGACGCACTCAAACATGTCGGTCTTGCTGTTGTCCTGCTCGACCACGAGCCATTGGGTGACGGCGGGATTCATCGCGGCGATGATACCCTTAATGTCGTTCTTGCCAGATCCTACCGGCAGGAGGGCGGCGTCGTCGGCATTGAGGACTTCCAGTTGGGAAGTCTCCTCGTTGTAGCGGGACTCGGGACGAACGAATGGGCCGTCTTTGATGTGGAGCAGTGGCGAGCGATCACCGAAGCGGCGCACCATCTCGGCGGCGTCGTTTTCTCCGAAATTGGCGGCCCAGTAGGTATCGAGTTCGAAATGAACGTCGGGGCAAAGCTCGGCGAAGATGTCGTACTTGATGCGACCGTCGATTTTTTCAAACTCCCAGGCGTGATTGTGCAGGGTGAGGGTGAGGCCGCCAGCCTTGAGCTTGGCATTGATCTCGGCGACCTCGTCGGCGGTGCGGCGGATATCCTCGAGTGTGGCAAATTCCTTTGTGCCATAGCCGCCCGCGACCATGTCAACGCCGAGGATGCCGCAGATATCGATCACCTCCTGGGTATTGTCAATACGTGCCCACGGGCTGTGCGTGGAGGAGACCACCATGCCGAGATCCTCGACATAGGCGCGGAAATCCTTCGGGGTGAAGTTGAAGAAACCGGCGGGCTCCACGCCCTTGTAGCCGATCTCGGCGAGGCGGCGCAGGACGGCCGGGAAGTCTTTCGCAGCTTCGTCCCGGAGAGTGTAGAGCTGAACGGAAATGGGTTTGAGGGTGTTCGACATAAGGAGGAGGAATTAACGATTTCTATGGAATGGAGTTTGTCCTGATAAGGATTGAAGGAGTATGTCACAGGGATCAGGAGAGTGAAATTGACGATTTCTCTGATTCTTTTACAAAATCCCCATTGATATGAAGATCCCCTCCCAACGGCCGACCGGAATCGAGATGGGGTATTATGAGGCTCCCGCTGTAGACGAAGTGCGTCCTTACCGGATAGAAGCGGGCTTTCATCTTGTGGAATTGGTTGTGGGCGGGGTTGTGCGGTTTGACGTTGGCACCCGGGAGCTGCGGCTTGGAGCCGGTGCGATGTTCTGGCACATTGAGGGAGAGGATACGATTTACCGGACGTCTCCCGAGGCGCCTTACAAGTGCTATGTCTTTGACCTTGCCATTCCCACAGGTACTCCGCGTCCCGTGCCCCGCCTTTCCGTATTGCCTGATATTCAGAAGGCGACGGAAATCGGGAGGGAGTTCCTGGTAGCGTACCACAGTGAGTCTGTCGACCGGAGTATCCTGTGTGAAAGCGCGTGGTCGCGGCTGATCTGGGAGGCGCATCTTGCGGAGGTAGGCAATACCGGTCCGGAAATCCCGCCAAGCATGCGTGCGGCGCTGGCTTTCATCGAGGCGGGATACATGAGGGCCGACCTCTCGGTGCGGACGATCGCGAGGGCGGCGGGATTGAGCGAGGCACATCTGCATGCTCTCTTCCGGGAACATTTCGGACAGACGCCGCATCAATTTGTCCTGGCCCGGCGTATTCAGGAGGCAAGGTATCGGCTGACGGGCACGCGGCAAACGATCAAGGCTATTGCTGCCGAGTGCGGCTTTGCCAATATCGAGACATTCTACCGGGTTTTCCAGCGGCAGCTCGGAACGACGCCGCAGAAGTACCGCATGGCGCACGAGAGATTTTCATTCGGTCGGTGAGGCAGGAATCCATTTCCGTTTGACAAACGGCGTGGTTGCGGGGAATAGGGAGATCACTGATGAGCGTTTGCCGCAAATTCGCCGGAATTTTTTGGGCCATGGCCCTCCTCTTTGTCGTGGTGGGTCAGATGGCTCATGCCACGACGGAGATTTTCTGCGCGGACGATCATGCAGTGGAGGTGCAATGTGCAGACTCCGGAGAAAGTGGAAGCTGCCCGGCGGAACACTCTGGCTGCCATGCCCATGTGCATTTGTCCCTGGCCTTGTCCGATGCGGACTCGGCTCTTTATGTCGCGCTGACGGCTGATCCGTTGCGCATTTCCGACGAGGCTGCTCTCGACGCCCCTGTGCGCGAGATCGATCATCCGCCGCAATTGTCCTGATTCCTCGCGGGCGCAGTGTGCCCGTGAGCAATTGAATCCCCGAGGCGCTGCCTCGCGCCTGCATGTCTTCACGCAGGCCTCATTCAACCCTCCGTGCGCCCGTAGGCGCGCGGCTATCAGGACAATCATGAACACACATTATCGTTTTAAATACCGGGTTCCCGGGGTTGCTGCGCTTGCCGCGATCGCTGGAGCATTTACCTTTTTCATGGACAACGCCTCCGCCGGGACGGTGTTCCCTCATACGAGTTCGGCACTGGTGATCGAGAGTCAGGGGTCCACGGCCAGCGAGTTCAAGAGCTTTCGCGCGGTGGAATCGAAAGACAAACTCTACGTCACAGGCAGCATTCGCAAGCGTCCTGGCAACACGCTCCTCAGCCATGTTGACGTGCAGCTCCTCGATGCCCGCGGACGCTTGATTGCGGAAGCGCGAGAGCCGATCAGTTACCGGCATCCGCGTACTGGCAATGGCAAGATCGGACGCTCTCCCTTTGTTGCGAGCTTCCCACTGGCCGAGGCGCGGCAGGCGGCCCGGATCATCGTGCGGTATCATCCCTCGAGCCACGGTTCCTAAGGAAACCCCATGAGACGAATACGAGGGATGTGGGGGTGCATGGCGATGCTGGCCGCATTTTCGGCGCATGCCGAGGAAGGGACTGTCTATACCATCGACGGGCTGGTGACGCGTGCTCTGGCGAATAATGCGGAACTGAAAGCCTATGAGGCGGAGGTACTGGCTGCGAGGGGACAACGTACCCAGGCGGGGTTTTTCAAGAATCCCGAAGTGACAGTGGAGCTCGGAGGGCGTGAGGTTCGCGACTCGGAGAACATTCTCCAGGGAAGCGGAACGACTTTCAGCCTGACCGTGATGCAGACGCTGGAGTTTCCCGGCAAGGGGACCCTGCGCAAGGCGATCGCCAACAAGAATGTCGAGATCGCCGAGCTGGGACTTGCTCAGTTCCGGCTGTCGCTGGCAGCGCAGGTGCGATTGCTGGGCTACGAGTATCTCGCCGCCGCATCGACGGAGAGGGCGGCGGAGAGCGTGTATAAGCAGTCGCGGGCGGTTGCAGAGCAGCTGGGCGAGAGCGGGGACTTTGGTGCGAGGCTGCAACTCGAGTCCCGGCTGGTCCAGGCGAGTCTCGTGGAGCTGGGAGCAAGGATCAAGGAGGCGTCCCTTCGTTCCGAACGGGCGCGCACGCGGATCAACGCTCTGTTGGGACGCCCGCAAAGCCTGCCGATTCGTATTACCTCGTCTTTTGCCCCGCCGACGGCTGTCTTTGACAGGTCGGCGGTGATTCTG of the Terrimicrobium sacchariphilum genome contains:
- a CDS encoding Gfo/Idh/MocA family protein, translated to MKSLLDNVRPVRVGIIGCGNIFGAYAKGCQLFRILELKACADLNPDTAQARADEFGIKALTIPELLADPEIDIVINLTIPQAHAQVTLDILRAGKHAYSEKPLGVTLEEARSIIAEADQRGLRVGCAPDTFLGAGYQTVRKIIDDGFVGRPLAGTAFMLSSGPESWHPNPGFLYQRGAGPLMDMGPYYVTALIHLLGPVKSVCAINGKAREQRLATCKEQFGKFLPAEVPTHYAGTLLFESGAVVSLVVSFDVVGGKHNPIEIYGTEGSVIAPDPNTFGGEVELLRKNFPGWAKMPLTFDYQENSRSIGVADMAHAIQSGRPHRCDARLALHSLEVISAFETSFTERRFVDLVNQCAQPAPFPLGMTNSLLDA
- the bioD gene encoding dethiobiotin synthase produces the protein MNYFITGTDTGVGKTYVTALLTRALRSAGLDTVALKPISCGDREDAESLRNAIGGELPLDAINPLWFDAPAAPLVAAREEGRTIERANLRDWYTALRQSRKSLLVEGVGGWLVPVAEGLGGAEFAAIFDLPVVIVVANRLGCINHTLLTIESVRTRGFTCAGLIINHLHPPETISERTNAALLRELTDVPVLFEIQPGQRTLNLAVA
- a CDS encoding acetylxylan esterase, with protein sequence MKKVAPKLEHPFPFDPTYGYDLDSLLRIPLPEEPADFRHFWEATYAETRAIPLRLTSREIPSPRAEFELYEVEYDSLGGVRIGAWITVPKSDHHRGGWVIYHGYGGRGEPDFDLPAPLGPAIFPCARGFNRSSHPDIPGEAGNHVVHGITSRETYIHRGCVADAWQAASVLIEMFPGTAEDLRYMGGSFGGGMGALTIPWDSRFHKAYLDIPSFGNHPLRVAVPCAGSGAAVREYWLARPEVMKVLSYFDGATAARHIRIPTFVSPALFDPAVPPQGQFSIYNAIPGPKELYVRSAAHFACRYEITEGEELHSLLGEWFSRNHPVP
- a CDS encoding OmpH family outer membrane protein, with the translated sequence MRKLILSTVLATAAMCVAANSANAQIKVGIVDMNTVFTSYYKTKDAETKINSQRADAKKELDQRLEGLKKLMEDINKLNKDIEKPELSKDGKDKATKDRDEKITEARDLDRQIGEFRQGKEKQLQDQFLRMRKDIIDDIMAVVNDKVKAGGYDIVFDKSGASMGQIPIVLYSRADLDFSNDIITTLNKNAPKPGSAAN
- the bamA gene encoding outer membrane protein assembly factor BamA, with amino-acid sequence MRFFRHIHCLVAVAILFALAPVLKAQEQTGPIIREIAVEYVGPPAISEQRVRDNLATKVGEPYSERAVESDIRALYATGGVANVRMFAEPAADGVKVTVLLQGRPVIEEVVIEGAEQLSMNRVRREVSTKVGDVLSEEKLESDRQKILKIYEDRFYSDVQVQFRVQEIANSNRVRVIFQITEGPRLVVRRINFIGNDSVLPRDLLKVMKTKTWNILSFFNKSGRLLPAQMEEDKVAIRTLYQNRGFADVQVQDFQTVPLESDGVELNITIVEGIQYRVNNLKLEGVNIVPTEDLKARLSMQNGSLFTPKGMGDDLKLLRDFYGARGYVDMVAMPEVLPAGPGAVDVTYRIDEQFQSYVNLVNIQGNTRTKDRVIRREMAVKPGDVFDTTLVDVSRKRLENLNYFDKVETVPTETIVPGRKDLNVIVNEKRTGSFNFGVGFSTTDSLVGFAELQQSNFDLFNWPTFVGGGQRFRIRAQYGLQRKDFVVSLTEPWFMGYKLSVGGEAYYREANFLSSVYNQSNYGFAIQARKQLWRALAGRLEYRLEGIDIFDVDTDNVGQFIQDSAGLYTRSAFTGGLTWDTRDSLFLTRRGELVEFTTFIAGGGLGGDVQDYGVSIEASKYFLLPWDMIFTVKGELAVVDSWGGSNEVPIFDRLYLGGANNLRGFNYREVGPVDQYDNPIGGQSLGYMTLELTFPIMSRVRGAVFTDAGFVNADAYDFSTSDVNADIGIGLRLDLPIGPIRVDYGYPVIHDTWNGPPGKFNFNIGYQF
- a CDS encoding cupin domain-containing protein, which translates into the protein MKENLLPLHPGATEEFRQLLDGNSFRLEHIISHGECSPPGFWYDQEQEEWVTLLRGEATLAFDDGARQTMSPGDAVLIPAHRRHRVESVSVDAVWLALHFSR
- a CDS encoding AraC family transcriptional regulator; translated protein: MKIPSQRPTGIEMGYYEAPAVDEVRPYRIEAGFHLVELVVGGVVRFDVGTRELRLGAGAMFWHIEGEDTIYRTSPEAPYKCYVFDLAIPTGTPRPVPRLSVLPDIQKATEIGREFLVAYHSESVDRSILCESAWSRLIWEAHLAEVGNTGPEIPPSMRAALAFIEAGYMRADLSVRTIARAAGLSEAHLHALFREHFGQTPHQFVLARRIQEARYRLTGTRQTIKAIAAECGFANIETFYRVFQRQLGTTPQKYRMAHERFSFGR
- the lpxD gene encoding UDP-3-O-(3-hydroxymyristoyl)glucosamine N-acyltransferase — translated: MPSLSLREIAERLGGWVAPENQETLITSAASLTDADEGDLSFYANPKYLKALRKSRATAVLVPHGFGEEIPAIRIWVDSPMEAFTRLLMEFAPKPITFPPGVDPGAHVASDAQLGEGVRIESGVVIEPGVRIGAGTIIQANAYIGHETTIGEQCFIQANVTIRDRCQIGDRVILQPGVVIGSDGFGYEFRDGRQVKIPQTGIVQIDSDVEIGANSTVDRARFGRTWIQEGVKIDNLVQIAHNVIIGKHSIICAHVGISGSVRVGSHVTLAGKVGVNGHIEIGDGAIVTAMAGITKSVPPKEILVGLPAKPMREYKENYVLLHNIRKLYDRVKALEAKQE
- a CDS encoding TolC family protein; the protein is MRRIRGMWGCMAMLAAFSAHAEEGTVYTIDGLVTRALANNAELKAYEAEVLAARGQRTQAGFFKNPEVTVELGGREVRDSENILQGSGTTFSLTVMQTLEFPGKGTLRKAIANKNVEIAELGLAQFRLSLAAQVRLLGYEYLAAASTERAAESVYKQSRAVAEQLGESGDFGARLQLESRLVQASLVELGARIKEASLRSERARTRINALLGRPQSLPIRITSSFAPPTAVFDRSAVILAAQSGSPLLQIRRKELERSARELTATRLDIAPDFAIGPFFSRDVAGDTEQNLGGAISATLPVWDWNIGNIQGARARMAVAEALRVKAEREVEAELLGLIKAYELTRRQIAMIPLGLLGGVQEASALAETQYRNGSIGAQLYLDTQAAYLNSLQTSQDAVLDAWRAVLDIGLLTGGQLETLKGAKR
- a CDS encoding ABC transporter ATP-binding protein, with the protein product MSTPAVRITGLTKLYPVHLRRQKVVAVKDLNLDVPEGQVYGLLGPNGSGKSTTLKILLGLVTATHGKTEIFGEDSRDYHSHRDVGFLPENPYFYKFLTAEETIRFYGKICGLGGKALTSKIGELLELVGLEDARHRRVGGFSKGMLQRIGLAQALVQDPRLLVLDEPTAGVDPLGSRQIRDLILEMKRRGKTVLLTSHLLEQVQEVCDRVGIMSRGVMLREGSLTDLITVGGQTEYLVENAPDGLQDKIARLVAESGAKLVETRKPQRTLEKVFLEAIENAQK
- a CDS encoding sugar phosphate isomerase/epimerase family protein; translated protein: MSNTLKPISVQLYTLRDEAAKDFPAVLRRLAEIGYKGVEPAGFFNFTPKDFRAYVEDLGMVVSSTHSPWARIDNTQEVIDICGILGVDMVAGGYGTKEFATLEDIRRTADEVAEINAKLKAGGLTLTLHNHAWEFEKIDGRIKYDIFAELCPDVHFELDTYWAANFGENDAAEMVRRFGDRSPLLHIKDGPFVRPESRYNEETSQLEVLNADDAALLPVGSGKNDIKGIIAAMNPAVTQWLVVEQDNSKTDMFECVESSYRYLISNGLAAGNR